The genomic DNA GCTACGCCGCGCTGCGCTGGCTCGTCGAGCACGCGGCGGACCGGGGCGTCGACCCCGAGCGGGTCGCGGTCGGCGGGGCGAGCGCGGGCGGCGGGCTCGCCGCCGGGCTCGCGCTGCTGGCCCACGACCGGGGCGAGGTGCGCCCCGCGTTCCAGCTGCTGGTCTACCCGATGATCGACGACCGCACCGCCGCGCGCCGGGACCGTCACCGCGAGGGCGTGCGGGTCTGGACCCCGCGCAGCAACCGCTACGGCTGGAGCGCCTACCTCGGCCGGGAGCCCGGTGGGCCCGGCGTCTCCTCGTACGCGGCCCCCGCCCGCCGGGACGACCTGTCAGGGCTGCCGGACGCGTGGATCGGCGTCGGCACGCTGGACCTCTTCCACGACGAGGACGTGCGCTACGCGCGGCGCCTCCGGGAGGCCGGGGTCGCCTGCGAGCTCGAGGTGGTGCCGGGGGCCTTCCACGGCTTCGACGCGATCTTCCCCGGCAAGCCGGTCTCGCGCGACTTCTGGCGGGCGCAGGCCGTCGCCCTGCAGCGCGCGCTGCGGCCCGAGGGGCCCGGGCTGACGTGGGCGTGAACCGCCCCGACCCGCGGCGTCTCGACGTCACCGACGTCGAGCTCGTCGGCGGGCCCGAGCCGCTCGTGGTCGGTCTCCACCCGTACGACGAGGGCTGGCCCGGTGCGTACGAGGAGCACCGGCGCCGGATCGTGGCCGCGCTCGGGGAGAGGGCCGTTGCGGTCGAGCACATCGGGTCGACGGCCGTGCCCGGGCTCGCGGCGAAGCCGATCATCGACGTCGCGCTGACCGTGGAGGACATCACGGCCGAGGAGGACTACCTCGACCTGCTCCTGGCCGCCGGCTACGTGCTGCGGACCCGTGAGCCGCGCCACCGGCTCGTCCGCACGCCCGGGCGTGACGTCCACGTGCACGTCTACGAGCAGGGTGCGGCGGAGGTCGAGGCTTACCTGCTGCTGCGCGACCACCTGCGCGCCGACGAGGCCGACCGGGCCCTGTACGAGCGCACGAAGCGCGAGCTGATGACCCGCTCCTGGTCCGACATGAACGCCTACGCCGACGCGAAGTCCGCGGTCATCGCGGCGATCAAGGAGCGTGCGCGCGCCGACGCGCGCTGAGCCCTCATCCGCTGGACGCCAACCTGTCCCACGCCCTTCGACAGGCTCAGGGATCGTGGCTGGATCAGCCTTCGAGGTTCCGGATTCCCCTCACCCTGGGGCGGGCCGCAACCACGCCCCCTGAGCTTGTCGAAGGGCCTCGAAGAGCTCGGCTCCTGCCGCTACCTCGACGCCGAGCCATTCCGGGCCCTTCGACAGACTCAGGAACCGCTGCGGGTACGCGGTCGAGATCACCTCCGGGCTCCTGATCCGGTCGACGAGCATCGAGCCCGTGCTCGCCAGGCGCGGGTCGCGAGTTCACCGTCCCAGGGGCGGCAGCGGTGCGTGGCAGGATGACCGGCATGAGGCTGGGCTCCACGCGGAAAGACCTGCGTGCCGACATCGACGCGACCGGCTACTTCCCCGAGCTGGTGGAGGAGGGCATCACCCTCGCCGTCGCCGAGGAGGAGCTCCTCGACTTCGTCGTGCACCACGAGCCGACCTTCGACCACGACGAGATCCACCGCCACGTCACGGTGCTGGCGCTGACGCCGACGCGCCTGGTCGTCGGGCACACCGACGACCAGCCGGCCGAGCCGCCCGCCACGGGCACGCACGCCGCGTCGTCCACCGAGTCGGTGCCGCTGTCCAAGATCAACTCCGTCGTGCTGACGCGCGTCGTCACGCAGCCCGAGCGCTACCGACCGGGCTCCGGCGGGGTCGGCGAGACGTGGCTGACGGTGGGCTGGGACGGCGTGCGCCGCGTGGACCTCGAGCCAGCCGGCTGCGACGACCCGCAGTGCGAGGCCGACCACGGCTACACCGGCACCATGGCCGGCGACGACCTGACCGTGCGGATGAGCGCGGCCGCCGACGGGGCGGACCGCGTCGCCCGGCTCGTGCGCTTCTCCACCACGCTGCAGCGCGCGGCGGCGGTGTGACGGTCGACGGAGCCGCGACCACCCCGGTCACCCGGCCGGACGCGGGTCCGGTGGGGCCGCTCGTCCCCGCGTACGGGCGCTCGACGCTCGCCGACCTGCTGCCGTCGGTGGGCCACCACCTGGGCGTCCCCGGCTGCGACGCCGACGTGCTCGGCCTCCCCGCGGCCCAGCGCTACGTCGTCTTCCTGGTCGACGGCCTCGGCCGCGCGCTGCTCGAGGGGGCGGCCGCGTACGCGCCGTGGCTCACGAGCCACCTCGGCGAGGGTTCGCTGACCTCCGGCGTGCCCGCCACGACGGTGACCAGCCTGACGAGCCTGGGCACCGGGCTGCCGCCCGGGCAGCACGGGCTGGTCGGCATCACCTCCCGCGTGCCCACCACCGGCGAGGTCCTCAACGCGCTGACCTGGGAGTCCGACCTCGTCCCCGAGGCCTACCAGCCGCAGCCGACCATGTTCGAGCGTGCTGCGGCCGCCGGCGTCCGGGTGAGCTCGGTCGCGCTGCAGCGCTTCGCGCGCACGGGGCTGACCCAGGCCGCGCTGCGCGGCCCGACCTTCGTCCCGTTCCCCAGCGAGAAGGACGTCCAGCTGCGCACTGACCTCGTCGCCGACGCGGCCGCGCGCGGGCAACGGACGCTGGTCTACGGCTACGAGCGCGAGCTCGACCACGCCGGGCACGCCAAGGGCTGCGGGTCGGCCGAGTGGCGCGAGCGGCTGACCCGGGTCGACAGCATGCTCGCGCGGCTGCGGGACGCCCTGCCCAGCGACGTGGTGCTGCTGGTCACCGGCGACCACGGCATGGTCGACGTCGCCCCCGACCGCCGCATGGTCATCGAGGACGAGCCCGAGCTGGCCGCGGGCGTCACCGTGGTGGCGGGTGAGGCGCGCTTCCGGCACCTGTACGTCGACCGCGACGACCCGCGGTCGGTCGCCCGGCGTTGGAGCGACCGGCTCGGCGGACGGGCCTGGGTCCGGACGCGCGACGAGGCCGTCGACGAGGGCTGGTTCGGTCCGGTCGCCGACGAGGTCCTCCAGCGCTACGGCGACGTGGTCGCGGCGCCGACGGGGGAGTGGGCGTTCATGACGCGCACCTTCCCGCAGGAGATGGAGCTCGTGGGCATGCACGCCTCCCTGACCGCGGCCGAGATGGTGGTCCCGCTCGTCGTGGCGACCGCCTGACCGACGGCCACTGCAGCACGGATGCGCCGGACGAGCCGGCGGGAAGGACGACCGATGACCCAGGCAGCCACCGAGCACGCGACGTTCGCGGTGCCCGCGATCGACCTGACGCCCTGGGTGGGCGAGGAGCAGGGCCCCGAGGCGGACGCCGCTCGCGCCCGCGTCGCCCGCGAGCTCGACGAGGCCTGCCGCACGGTCGGCTTCGTGCAGGTCCTCGGCCACGGGGTCCCGCGGTCGACGGTCGACGGGCTGGCCTCGGCGATGGACGACTTCTTCGGGCTCCCGCTGGAGGACAAGCTCGCGTACAAGGTCCCGGCCAACCGCGGCTACTCCGCCCCCAGGAGCGAGTCGCTGAGCCTGAGCCTCGGCGTCGAGTCGGCCACCCGCATGAACGACTTCTTCGAGGCCTTCAACGTCGGCGTCGAGGCGCGCTCCTTCACCGGGCTCGACCTCGACGAGGCCGACTACGGCCTCAACGTGTGGCCCGACGTGCCCGGCTACCGCGAGCGGGTCGAGACGTACTTCGCCGAGGCCGGGCGCGTCGCCCGCACGCTGCTGCGGGTCTTCGCGGCCGCGCTCGACCTGCCGCCGACCTTCTTCTCCGAGCTCACCGACCACTCCATCGACGTGCTCCGGATGAACAACTACGCCCTGCCGCCCGGCGAGATCACCCTCGACGGCGAGCTGACCGGGATGGGCGAGCACACCGACTTCGGGCTGGTCACCGTGCTGTGGGCCGACCAGGTGGCCGGGCTGCAGGTCCTCGGGCGGGACGGGGGCTGGCACGACGTGGACCCGGCCGACGACGCCCTGCTCGTCAACCTCGGCGACCTCACCGCCCGGCTGACCAACGACCGCTGGATGTCGACCCTGCACCGCGTGAAGCCGCCGGTGGTCGACGGCCGCATCGAGCGCCGCCGCTCCGCCGCGTACTTCCACGACGGCAACGTCGACGCCGTCGTGGCGACCCTGCCCACGCACCTCGACGCCAGCGCCTGGGGCAGCGAGGCCGGGGAGGCGTACGGGCCCGTCACGGTCCGCGACCACATCGCCGCCAAGCTCGCCGGGTCCCGTCAGGGCCGGATCAACGTCTCCGCGGTCCGCGAGGCCGCCCGCGTCCTGGCCTCCCAGGGCTCCGTCACGGGCTGAGCGCCGGAGCACCCCCGACGATGGCGTCCTTCCGCTACTTCACCGGTCCGATGGACTGCGGCAAGTCGACCCTGGCCCTGCAGATCGACCACACCCACACCGCGGGAGGCCGCCGGGGCCGGCTGTTCACCAGCCGCGACCGCGCCGGCGAGGCGATCATCTCCTCCCGGCTCGGGCTGCGCCGCCCGGCTGTCGAGGTGCACCCGGCCTTCGGCTTCTGGGGCTACGTCGTCGAGCAGCTCAGCGGCGGCGCGCGCATCGACTACGTCGTCTGCGACGAGACGCAGTTCTACACCGCGGCGCAGGTCGACGACCTCGCCCGGCTGGTCGACGAGCTCGACATCGACGTCTTCGCCGTCGGCATCCTCACCGACTTCCAGACCCACCTCTTCCCGGGCTCGCGCCGGCTCGTCGAGCTGTGCGACTCGATGGAGGTGCTGCAGGTCGAGGCGCTCTGCTGGTGCGGACGCCGGGCCACCCACAACGCGCGCACGGTGGACGGGCTGATGGTGCTCGAGGGCGACCAGGTCGTCATCGGCGACATCGAGCAGCTGGACGCCGAGCACCTCGGCGACGAGGCCGTGCCCGGGACGGGCGCGGTCGAGGTCGCGTACGAGGTGCTCTGCCGGCGCCACCACCGGGCCCGCCTGACCCGGTCGGCGGCCCAGGCGGGACTGGCCGAGACGCTGCCGTTCGGCACGACGGAGGGAGACGCATGAGCACGGACCAGGGCGACGCCCGCAGCCGGGTGCTGGTCGAGCCGGAGGAGCTCGCCGCGCGGCTGGACCGCGGGGAGCGGGTGGTCCTCCTCGACGTCCGCGGCAGCATGACCGGTCCGCCCGGGCGGCCCGAGCACGAGGCGGGCCACCTGCCGGGCGCGGTGTTCGTCGACCTGGAGACCGAGCTGTCCGGGCCGCACGGCCATGGCGGCGGCCGGCACCCGCTGCCCGACCCCGAGGCGTTCCAGGCGGTGATGCGGGCCGCGGGCGTCGACGACGACGTGCCCGTGGTCGCGTACGACGGCGCGACGTCGCTCTACGCCGCGCGGCTGTGGTGGCTGCTGACCGATGCCGGGCACCGCGACGTCCGCGTGCTCGACGGCGGCTACGCCGGCTGGGTCGCGGCGGGGCTGCCGGTCGAGACCGGGCCGGTCGCGCCGCAGGTGCCGGGCGGGTTCGTCGCCCACCCCGGACATCGCGACCGGGTCGACGCCGCGGCGATCCTCGCCGGCGTCGGCTCGCCCGTCGTCGACGTGCGCGCCGCGAACCGCTACCGCGGCGAGACCGAGCCGTTCGACCCCGTCGCCGGCCACATCCCCGGCGCGCTGAACCGGCCCACGGCGGACCTGCTCGACGAGCGGTCGCGGTTCCGTCCGGCGGCCGAGGTCGCCGCGGCCTTCGCCGGGGTCGAGGCACCCGTCCTCTACTGCGGCTCGGGCGTCACGGCCGCCCAGGCGCTGCTGGCGCTCGAGGCGGCCGGGCTCGAGGGCGGCCGGATCTACCCCGGCTCGTGGAGCGACTGGCTGAGCGACCCGGAGCGTCCGGTCGCGACCGGCGAGGAGCCCGCGACGGACTGAGTCCGACGCCGGGCCCGAGCGGTCAGCTCTGCTTGGGTCCGCCGAACATGATCTCGTCCCAGGAGGGGACCGAGGCGCGCTTGCGGCGCCCGGGCTTGCGCGACGCGCCGGGGCTCGGGATGAGGGGCTCGTCGACGTCGGGGACCGGCGGGGCCTCGGCGGCGTCGTGCGTCACCTCGGTGGACGCCTCGGTGGACGCTGCGGCGGGCCCGGCGGCCGTCGGCTCGTCCTCCATGCCCGGCAGGGCGACGTCCTCGGGTTCCGTCGGCCCGTCCTGCTCGCGTACCGCCGGGGCCGCGGGGGCCTCGTGCTCCTCGGGGGCGTCCTGCTCGGCGCCCGGCCCGGTCCCGTCGGCCTCGTCGGTCTCGTCTTCCTCGCCGACCTCGGCTCCGACCGTCACGTCCAGCTCGTGCGTGTCGTGCGTGTCGTGCGCGGGTCCGTCCAGCGGGTCGGGCCCGGGGTCGGCGGGGACCACGACGGCCGTCGGCGCCTCGAACTCATGCTCGTCGACGACGGGCACGGCCGCGGCGTCGGACAGCCCCGCGTACACGTTGACCGAGTCCTCGGCGTAGCCGTCGCCGCCGAGCATGTCGTAGAGGGTGTCGAGCGCGGAGCGCGCGTCCTCCACGGACTCGAGGTCGGCCGCGTCGTCCGGGGCGTCGGCGGGGGAGTCGGGGACGTCGACCTCGACGCTGACGCTGGTGAGGTGCCGGACGACGGCGACCGTGGGCTCGGCGGCCTCGTCACGCGTACGGGCGGTCGTGTCGGGCTCGTCGGCGCGGGCCTCGTCGCCGTCCTCGCCGGTCAGGTCGGACTCCGGGTCCGTCGTCGCGAGGACGACCAGCTCCTCGAGGCTCAGCTCGGCCGGGGGCACGACCTGGAGCGCCGCGGCCAGGTCCTCGTCCGACCCGCCCTCCGTGACGACCTCGAGGCGCTCGGTCACCTCGACGTCGGAGTCGAGGTGGAAGTCGTCGTCGAGGTCGGCGTCCGACGCGTCCGGGCCGTGGGCGGCACCCTCCCGCAGGTCCTCGTGACCCACCTCGTGGCCGGGCTCGCTCGTGGCCCGGATCAGCGCGAGCTCGTCGTCACGGTCGACGGCTGCGGCGACGGGGGAGGGACGCTCGCCGGACAGCCAACGGGCGTCGTCGTCCTCGGCGAGGGAGAAGCGGCCCTGCGGGTCGAAGCGGAACTCGGCGTGGCGCTCCTGGTCGAGCAGCGCGTAGTCGGCGCTGACCTGCCACTGGCCGTCCTCGCGCTTCCACGCGTCCCAGGCGACCTCGTCGGCGTCCACGCCCTGCCCGAGCAGGCGCTCGGCCACGACCGTGCGCAGCGGACGGTTCCCCGAACCCTCACCGCGCCGCCGAACGGAACCGCTCAGCGCCGTGAGCGCCATGTGCTCGCGCTCGGCCAGCACCGGCGCCGCGAACCGCTCGACGCGCTCGGGGTCCATCCCGGAGGCGGCGACGAGGTCCTCCAGCGACTCCCCAGCGCGGATGCGGGTCTGGATGTCGCGGGGGCTGAGCGTGGTGTCCATGGGGGTCTCCCGTCGTCGGGGCGGGCGTCGTGCCTGGGCTGGTGCGGGTGGAGGTCCGTCGGCCGCGGTCGCCGGTGCCTCGTCCGCAGCAGCGGCGGGGTCCGGGGTGGGGATGCCGTCCTCAGCCCCGAGGCGCTCACGGACCTGCTGCAGGACGGAGCGCGTCGTGGGGTCGTCGGGGTCGAGCGGGACGGTCAGCTCCTCGCCGTCCTCGGTCAGCAGCACCACCGACGTGCCGTCGGCCGTCGGTCCCACCAGTCGCGCGGTCCGCATCGGTCGCGGCGGCTCCCCTCTTCGTCGGCCACAACCTACCGTCTGGGCGCGTCCGCCGCGGTCAGGCGCCCGGCGGACAGCCGTCGCCGCCGCCCGGGTGGACCGGCGCGCGCGAGCCCGGGCGCAGTTGCCTGCCGGTCGTAGGTTGCTGGACATGACGTCGTCTTCCGCGGGCACGCACCCGGCGCCCGCCACACTCGGCCAGCTGCGCGCCTCGGGTCACGAGAGCCGCGGCGTCGCCGCCGAGCTCCGCGCCAACCTGCTGTCGCGTCTCCGCTCCGGCGAGGACGCCTTCCCCGGCATCGTCGGGCTCGAGGACACCGTGGTGCCCGAGCTCGAGTCCGCCCTGCTCGCCGGCCACGACCTCGTGCTCCTCGGCGAGCGCGGCCAGGGCAAGACCCGCATCATGCGCACCCTCGTCACGCTGCTCGACGAGTGGAGCCCGGAGGTCGCGGGCTGCGAGATCCACGACGACCCGTACGCGCCCGTGTGCGTCCGCTGCCGCACGCTGCTCGCCGAGCTCGGCGACGACCTGCCCGTCGCCTGGCGCCACCGCGACGACCGCTACACCGAGAAGCTGGCGACCCCCGACACCTCGGTCGGCGACCTCATCGGCGACGTCGACCCGGTCAAGGTGGCGCAGGGCCGCACGCTCGGCGACCCCGAGACCGTCCACTACGGGCTGGTGCCGCGCGCCAACCGCGGGCTCTTCGGGCTCAACGAGCTCCCCGACCTGGCCGAGCGGATCCAGGTGGCGCTGTTCAACGTGCTCGAGGAGCGCGACATCCAGGTGCGCGGCTACTCGCTGCGGCTGCCGCTCGACGTGGTGCTGGTCGCGACGGCCAACCCGGAGGACTACACCAACCGCGGGCGCATCATCACCCCGCTGAAGGACCGCTTCGGCGCCGAGATCCGGACGCACTACCTCTCCGAGGTCTCCGACGAGGTCTCGCTGCTGCGCCAGGAGGCCGAGGTCGTCGCCGAGGTCGGGGACCACCTGCTCGAGGTCCTCGCCCGCTTCGTGCACCTGCTGCGCGAGTCGAGCTCGGTCGACCAGCGCTCCGGCGTCTCGGCCCGCTTCGCCATCGCCGCGGCCGAGGGCGTCGCGGCGTCGGCGCTGCGGCGCGCGGCGCGGACGGGGGAGGCCGGCGACTCCGGGGCCGTGGCCCGCGTCTGCGACCTCGCGCCGGTGCTGCCGACGCTGCTCGGCAAGATCGAGTTCGAGATGGGCGAGGAGGGGCGCGAGCGCGCCGTGCTCGACCACCTGCTGCGCCTGGCCGTCGCCGCGACGTTCCGGGAGCGGCTCTCCGGGCTGGACCTCTCGGGCTTCACCTCGGTGTTCGCCGAGGGCGCGGTCGTCGAGACCGGCGAGCTGGTGCCGGCCGGTGACGTGCTCTCGCAGCTCGGCACGGTCCCCGGGCTGGCGAAGGTCCTCGACCGCCTCGGCTACGGCGACTCCGCCTCGCGCGGCCAGGTCGCCGCCGCGGTCGAGTTCGTCCTCGAGGGCCTCCACCTGACGCGCCGCATCGAGAAGGAGACCGTCGACGGTCGTACGGTGTACGGCGCCGCCTGAGGTCCGCTCGGGCGTCGCCCACCCACCCGGTGACGGGCTCGTAGAAGGGGTCGGACCCTGTCCACGCTGACGCTCGCCCGCGCCGCCGACGGCACCTCCGGTACGCCGCTGGACGTGCTGCGCACCGTCTTCGGCTACGACGCCTTCCGCGGCCAGCAGGCCGAGGTCATCGACACGGTCGTCGCTGGCGGCGACGCTCTCGTGCTGATGCCGACCGGCGGCGGCAAGTCGCTGTGCTACCAGGTCCCGGCCCTGGTCCGGCCGGGGACCGGCGTCGTCGTCTCCCCGCTCATCGCCCTGATGCAGGACCAGGTCGACGCGCTCGCCGCGCTCGGCGTGCGCGCCGCGTTCCTGAACTCCTCCCAGCAGATGGACCAGCGCCGCGAGGTCGAGGCCGCCTACCTCGCCGGCGAGCTCGACCTGCTCTACCTCGCCCCCGAGCGGCTGAACGTCCCCGAGACGGTCCGGCTGCTCCAGCGCGGACGCATCTCGCTCTTCGCCATCGACGAGGCGCACTGCGTGTCGTCGTGGGGCCACGACTTCCGGCCCGACTACCTCGCGCTGGCGATGCTCCACGACCTCTGGCCCGACGTGCCACGCATCGCCCTCACCGCGACGGCGACCGCCGCGACGGCGGCCGAGATCGTCTCCCGGCTGCGGCTCGACGAGGCGGCGCAGTTCGTCGCGAGCTTCGACCGGCCGAACATCGAGTACCGCATCGTGCCCAAGGACAACCCGCGCGCGCAGCTGCTCACGCTGCTGCGC from Microlunatus sagamiharensis includes the following:
- a CDS encoding alpha/beta hydrolase, whose amino-acid sequence is MARFHPDLAVGRFIPPLSFTPRSTALLNRVAPRTPPIPEDLVVEDAQVPGPPGAPPVPVRLYRPRDLVGDAPALVWVHGGGMISGNALIDERTSFAFARDLGITVASVDYRLAPGTHAPAQVEDCYAALRWLVEHAADRGVDPERVAVGGASAGGGLAAGLALLAHDRGEVRPAFQLLVYPMIDDRTAARRDRHREGVRVWTPRSNRYGWSAYLGREPGGPGVSSYAAPARRDDLSGLPDAWIGVGTLDLFHDEDVRYARRLREAGVACELEVVPGAFHGFDAIFPGKPVSRDFWRAQAVALQRALRPEGPGLTWA
- a CDS encoding GrpB family protein, with translation MGVNRPDPRRLDVTDVELVGGPEPLVVGLHPYDEGWPGAYEEHRRRIVAALGERAVAVEHIGSTAVPGLAAKPIIDVALTVEDITAEEDYLDLLLAAGYVLRTREPRHRLVRTPGRDVHVHVYEQGAAEVEAYLLLRDHLRADEADRALYERTKRELMTRSWSDMNAYADAKSAVIAAIKERARADAR
- a CDS encoding DUF5998 family protein; amino-acid sequence: MRLGSTRKDLRADIDATGYFPELVEEGITLAVAEEELLDFVVHHEPTFDHDEIHRHVTVLALTPTRLVVGHTDDQPAEPPATGTHAASSTESVPLSKINSVVLTRVVTQPERYRPGSGGVGETWLTVGWDGVRRVDLEPAGCDDPQCEADHGYTGTMAGDDLTVRMSAAADGADRVARLVRFSTTLQRAAAV
- a CDS encoding alkaline phosphatase family protein, with amino-acid sequence MTVDGAATTPVTRPDAGPVGPLVPAYGRSTLADLLPSVGHHLGVPGCDADVLGLPAAQRYVVFLVDGLGRALLEGAAAYAPWLTSHLGEGSLTSGVPATTVTSLTSLGTGLPPGQHGLVGITSRVPTTGEVLNALTWESDLVPEAYQPQPTMFERAAAAGVRVSSVALQRFARTGLTQAALRGPTFVPFPSEKDVQLRTDLVADAAARGQRTLVYGYERELDHAGHAKGCGSAEWRERLTRVDSMLARLRDALPSDVVLLVTGDHGMVDVAPDRRMVIEDEPELAAGVTVVAGEARFRHLYVDRDDPRSVARRWSDRLGGRAWVRTRDEAVDEGWFGPVADEVLQRYGDVVAAPTGEWAFMTRTFPQEMELVGMHASLTAAEMVVPLVVATA
- a CDS encoding isopenicillin N synthase family dioxygenase, giving the protein MTQAATEHATFAVPAIDLTPWVGEEQGPEADAARARVARELDEACRTVGFVQVLGHGVPRSTVDGLASAMDDFFGLPLEDKLAYKVPANRGYSAPRSESLSLSLGVESATRMNDFFEAFNVGVEARSFTGLDLDEADYGLNVWPDVPGYRERVETYFAEAGRVARTLLRVFAAALDLPPTFFSELTDHSIDVLRMNNYALPPGEITLDGELTGMGEHTDFGLVTVLWADQVAGLQVLGRDGGWHDVDPADDALLVNLGDLTARLTNDRWMSTLHRVKPPVVDGRIERRRSAAYFHDGNVDAVVATLPTHLDASAWGSEAGEAYGPVTVRDHIAAKLAGSRQGRINVSAVREAARVLASQGSVTG
- a CDS encoding thymidine kinase; this encodes MASFRYFTGPMDCGKSTLALQIDHTHTAGGRRGRLFTSRDRAGEAIISSRLGLRRPAVEVHPAFGFWGYVVEQLSGGARIDYVVCDETQFYTAAQVDDLARLVDELDIDVFAVGILTDFQTHLFPGSRRLVELCDSMEVLQVEALCWCGRRATHNARTVDGLMVLEGDQVVIGDIEQLDAEHLGDEAVPGTGAVEVAYEVLCRRHHRARLTRSAAQAGLAETLPFGTTEGDA
- a CDS encoding sulfurtransferase, with product MSTDQGDARSRVLVEPEELAARLDRGERVVLLDVRGSMTGPPGRPEHEAGHLPGAVFVDLETELSGPHGHGGGRHPLPDPEAFQAVMRAAGVDDDVPVVAYDGATSLYAARLWWLLTDAGHRDVRVLDGGYAGWVAAGLPVETGPVAPQVPGGFVAHPGHRDRVDAAAILAGVGSPVVDVRAANRYRGETEPFDPVAGHIPGALNRPTADLLDERSRFRPAAEVAAAFAGVEAPVLYCGSGVTAAQALLALEAAGLEGGRIYPGSWSDWLSDPERPVATGEEPATD
- the sepH gene encoding septation protein SepH; amino-acid sequence: MRTARLVGPTADGTSVVLLTEDGEELTVPLDPDDPTTRSVLQQVRERLGAEDGIPTPDPAAAADEAPATAADGPPPAPAQARRPPRRRETPMDTTLSPRDIQTRIRAGESLEDLVAASGMDPERVERFAAPVLAEREHMALTALSGSVRRRGEGSGNRPLRTVVAERLLGQGVDADEVAWDAWKREDGQWQVSADYALLDQERHAEFRFDPQGRFSLAEDDDARWLSGERPSPVAAAVDRDDELALIRATSEPGHEVGHEDLREGAAHGPDASDADLDDDFHLDSDVEVTERLEVVTEGGSDEDLAAALQVVPPAELSLEELVVLATTDPESDLTGEDGDEARADEPDTTARTRDEAAEPTVAVVRHLTSVSVEVDVPDSPADAPDDAADLESVEDARSALDTLYDMLGGDGYAEDSVNVYAGLSDAAAVPVVDEHEFEAPTAVVVPADPGPDPLDGPAHDTHDTHELDVTVGAEVGEEDETDEADGTGPGAEQDAPEEHEAPAAPAVREQDGPTEPEDVALPGMEDEPTAAGPAAASTEASTEVTHDAAEAPPVPDVDEPLIPSPGASRKPGRRKRASVPSWDEIMFGGPKQS
- a CDS encoding sigma 54-interacting transcriptional regulator; this translates as MTSSSAGTHPAPATLGQLRASGHESRGVAAELRANLLSRLRSGEDAFPGIVGLEDTVVPELESALLAGHDLVLLGERGQGKTRIMRTLVTLLDEWSPEVAGCEIHDDPYAPVCVRCRTLLAELGDDLPVAWRHRDDRYTEKLATPDTSVGDLIGDVDPVKVAQGRTLGDPETVHYGLVPRANRGLFGLNELPDLAERIQVALFNVLEERDIQVRGYSLRLPLDVVLVATANPEDYTNRGRIITPLKDRFGAEIRTHYLSEVSDEVSLLRQEAEVVAEVGDHLLEVLARFVHLLRESSSVDQRSGVSARFAIAAAEGVAASALRRAARTGEAGDSGAVARVCDLAPVLPTLLGKIEFEMGEEGRERAVLDHLLRLAVAATFRERLSGLDLSGFTSVFAEGAVVETGELVPAGDVLSQLGTVPGLAKVLDRLGYGDSASRGQVAAAVEFVLEGLHLTRRIEKETVDGRTVYGAA